From one Babylonia areolata isolate BAREFJ2019XMU chromosome 35, ASM4173473v1, whole genome shotgun sequence genomic stretch:
- the LOC143277856 gene encoding sulfotransferase 1A1-like isoform X2: MTLVEMADKSGSTLKLLEVDGKLFPQFPVDNVKNYRQLPIREDDVILCAYPKSGTHWLWEVTTMLRSGQAETVPFKKSLQMVEFASHDELARYPSPRVLNTHAHFEDLPLDALAQGTRLLLVARNPKDVAVSLYNHHVKLGKYYQYSGLFEDWLPLFLDGKVDFGSWFEYMASWGKALNSDVKNPIHVIMYEDMKEDPLKETTRLAEFLGVTLAPEVVEKIVTKCSFSNMSVDKKPYQDNAAIMYRKGVVGDWKNVFTVAQSEELDALLKERLKETTWTFRYQL, encoded by the exons ATGACATTGGTGGAGATGGCTGACAAGTCCGGGTCCACGCTGAAGCTTCTGGAGGTGGACGGGAAGCTGTTCCCTCAGTTCCCTGTGGACAACGTGAAGAACTACAGACAGCTGCCCATCAGGGAGGATGACGTCATCCTGTGTGCCTACCCCAAGTCAG GCACTCACTGGCTGTGGGAGGTGACCACCATGCTGAGGTCTGGCCAGGCCGAGACGGTGCCTTTCAAGAAGTCCCTGCAGATGGTGGAGTTCGCCTCTCACGACGAGCTCGCGCGCTACCCTTCCCCACGCGTGctcaacacgcacgcgcacttcGAAGACCTGCCCCTCGACGCTCTCGCGCAGGGCACGCGGCTGCTGCTGGTGGCCAGGAACCCGAAGGACGTGGCCGTGTCTCTGTACAACCACCACGTGAAGCTGGGGAAGTACTACCAGTACTCTGGCCTTTTCGAGGACTGGTTGCCTCTGTTCCTGGATGGAAaag TGGATTTCGGCTCCTGGTTCGAATACATGGCCAGCTGGGGAAAGGCGCTGAACAGTGACGTCAAAAACCCAATTCACGTCATCATGTACGAAGACATGAAAGAG GATCCTCTGAAAGAGACCACCCGATTGGCTGAATTCCTGGGTGTGACCCTTGCCCCGGAAGTGGTGGAGAAGATAGTGACGAAGTGTTCCTTTTCCAACATGTCTGTGGACAAAAAGCCATATCAAGACAACGCGGCGATCATGTAtcgtaaag GAGTGGTAGGGGACTGGAAGAACGTGTTCACGGTGGCGCAGAGTGAAGAACTGGACGCCCTGCTGAAGGAACGTCTGAAGGAGACCACGTGGACCTTCCGCTACCAGCTGTGA
- the LOC143277856 gene encoding sulfotransferase 1A1-like isoform X3 — MADKSGSTLKLLEVDGKLFPQFPVDNVKNYRQLPIREDDVILCAYPKSGTHWLWEVTTMLRSGQAETVPFKKSLQMVEFASHDELARYPSPRVLNTHAHFEDLPLDALAQGTRLLLVARNPKDVAVSLYNHHVKLGKYYQYSGLFEDWLPLFLDGKVDFGSWFEYMASWGKALNSDVKNPIHVIMYEDMKEDPLKETTRLAEFLGVTLAPEVVEKIVTKCSFSNMSVDKKPYQDNAAIMYRKGVVGDWKNVFTVAQSEELDALLKERLKETTWTFRYQL, encoded by the exons ATGGCTGACAAGTCCGGGTCCACGCTGAAGCTTCTGGAGGTGGACGGGAAGCTGTTCCCTCAGTTCCCTGTGGACAACGTGAAGAACTACAGACAGCTGCCCATCAGGGAGGATGACGTCATCCTGTGTGCCTACCCCAAGTCAG GCACTCACTGGCTGTGGGAGGTGACCACCATGCTGAGGTCTGGCCAGGCCGAGACGGTGCCTTTCAAGAAGTCCCTGCAGATGGTGGAGTTCGCCTCTCACGACGAGCTCGCGCGCTACCCTTCCCCACGCGTGctcaacacgcacgcgcacttcGAAGACCTGCCCCTCGACGCTCTCGCGCAGGGCACGCGGCTGCTGCTGGTGGCCAGGAACCCGAAGGACGTGGCCGTGTCTCTGTACAACCACCACGTGAAGCTGGGGAAGTACTACCAGTACTCTGGCCTTTTCGAGGACTGGTTGCCTCTGTTCCTGGATGGAAaag TGGATTTCGGCTCCTGGTTCGAATACATGGCCAGCTGGGGAAAGGCGCTGAACAGTGACGTCAAAAACCCAATTCACGTCATCATGTACGAAGACATGAAAGAG GATCCTCTGAAAGAGACCACCCGATTGGCTGAATTCCTGGGTGTGACCCTTGCCCCGGAAGTGGTGGAGAAGATAGTGACGAAGTGTTCCTTTTCCAACATGTCTGTGGACAAAAAGCCATATCAAGACAACGCGGCGATCATGTAtcgtaaag GAGTGGTAGGGGACTGGAAGAACGTGTTCACGGTGGCGCAGAGTGAAGAACTGGACGCCCTGCTGAAGGAACGTCTGAAGGAGACCACGTGGACCTTCCGCTACCAGCTGTGA